The following proteins are encoded in a genomic region of Populus nigra chromosome 16, ddPopNigr1.1, whole genome shotgun sequence:
- the LOC133675589 gene encoding uncharacterized protein LOC133675589 translates to MKKKTEHEEDEYQRDLEILKAVAQAWHGHSGSSRSTNEYDAYRQNFQSKPSRFKLEAVNKSSAKRVESVSWDFKQSLWDSYEIVNVSKRLERELVLEDPFSGLDTQRRVYSKKRESKNSLRKLFNVMSSRRFNEAEVPREDNNQF, encoded by the coding sequence ATGAAGAAGAAGACAGAGCATGAAGAAGATGAATATCAGCGTGATCTTGAAATACTCAAGGCTGTGGCACAAGCATGGCATGGTCATTCTGGAAGTTCAAGGTCTACCAATGAATACGATGCATATCGCCAAAATTTTCAAAGCAAGCCTTCTCGGTTCAAGCTAGAAGCAGTGAACAAGTCATCAGCCAAGAGGGTTGAGAGTGTAAGTTGGGATTTCAAGCAATCACTGTGGGATTCCTATGAGATTGTGAATGTGTCCAAGAGGTTGGAGAGAGAGCTTGTTTTGGAAGATCCATTTAGTGGGCTAGATACTCAAAGAAGGGTGTATAGtaagaaaagagagagtaagAACAGTCTTAGAAAATTGTTTAATGTCATGTCTTCAAGGAGATTCAATGAGGCTGAAGTTCCTCGTGAAGATAACAATCAATTTTGA
- the LOC133675964 gene encoding uncharacterized protein LOC133675964: MSSNKCSKPETQPLSPPKNLMESAHRRSISKSTCSIEKVAPKPIVSGCKKEEEGEEDLSLNGFLKEEKTKIEKILNRELDSKAKIILSGPSNSTSSMVAAICYALLLANRMTKNKGNGDREGTVVFPVMNTRRGRMWKQRQAAWLFQHVGLDATSLLFADEVDLESLMMEGKLNILVVGQDILRTNGEVGSQCTILTDNYCEDAYDLLQTPVLKKLLLAGILLDTQNLNASATCSMTRDAEAVQLLLVGSTPKYRNALFDQLMQDQRDSSFIEALRHNYGKPPSETEHIGGRDNGAHMDHRGTESRPTPVSRHEAIPQNSDKNSNNVRNGKPNNTTKAAPAAAPTEASPDASRGKNKFFLAKWFGFGK; this comes from the exons ATGTCATCAAACAAATGTTCCAAACCAGAGACTCAACCGCTGTCCCCACCAAAGAATCTCATGGAGTCGGCTCACAGGAGGTCTATATCAAAGTCTACTTGTTCCATTGAGAAAGTTGCACCAAAGCCTATTGTAAGTGGGTgcaaaaaggaagaagagggagaagaagattTAAGTCTTAATGGATTccttaaagaggaaaaaaccaAGATTGAGAAGATCTTGAATAGGGAGCTTGATTCTAAGGCCAAAATCATCCTTTCTGGTCCTTCAAACA GTACTAGCTCAATGGTAGCAGCTATATGCTACGCGTTGTTGTTGGCAAATAGAATGACGAAGAATAAAGGAAATGGTGACAGAGAGGGAACTGTGGTATTCCCTGTGATGAATACAAGGAGAGGGAGAATGTGGAAGCAGAGACAAGCTGCTTGGTTATTCCAACATGTTGGCCTTGATGCTACCTCATTGCTCTTCGCTGACGAG GTGGATTTGGAGAGTCTAATGATGGAAGGGAAATTAAACATTCTTGTTGTTGGGCAAGATATCCTCAGAACTAACGGCGAG GTTGGATCACAGTGCACTATTCTTACCGATAACTACTGTGAAGATGCCTATGATCTACTTCAAACTCCAGTGCTGAAAAAGCTTTTG CTTGCAGGTATCCTGTTAGACACACAAAATTTGAATGCATCTGCTACCTGTTCTATGACAAGAGATGCAGAGGCAGTTCAGTTGCTTCTAGTTGGCTCAACCCCAAAATATAGAAATGCCCTTTTTGATCAAT TGATGCAAGATCAAAGAGACAGCTCCTTTATTGAAGCACTAAGGCACAACTATGGAAAGCCCCCCAGTGAGA CTGAACATATAGGTGGTCGTGATAATGGAGCACATATGGACCATAGAGGAACAGAGAGCAGGCCAACCCCTGTCTCTCGACATGAAGCCATCCCACAGAATTCagataaaaattctaataatgTAAGGAATGGGAAGCCTAACAATACAACAAAAGCAG CTCCTGCAGCAGCACCGACAGAAGCAAGTCCTGATGCCTCTCGCGGAAAGAACAAGTTCTTCCTGGCAAAGTGGTTTGGTTTTGGTAAATAA
- the LOC133676076 gene encoding uncharacterized protein LOC133676076, whose product MQDHPIGIPACFTSGEKVADDPATVTRSGQSVFMSAYRTKIADQCRLITITWCKNLLLHGLSVSVEGPEGESQYTCKVELKPWYFWRKQGSKRFVVEGKAVDIFWDLKAAKFNGETEPNSEYYVAVVCDEEVVLLLGDLKKDAYRKTGCRPALIDPILVSRKEHIFGKKKFATRIKFHEKGRFHEISIECKNGSNSGNIVSNGNSINGDEPEMEIRIDGHLVIHVKHLQWKFRGNEYINLRKLRVEVYWDVHDWLFSPGLRHALFIFKPIMSCTSLSLLSTSSSSPALSSSTSTPLSSQTGGSGSLEGLNASGGSSDFCLFLYAWKVE is encoded by the coding sequence aTGCAAGACCATCCAATTGGGATTCCTGCTTGCTTTACATCCGGTGAGAAGGTAGCTGATGATCCTGCCACAGTAACCAGGTCAGGGCAGAGTGTTTTCATGTCTGCTTATCGTACAAAGATTGCCGATCAGTGTCGTTTGATCACAATAACATGGTGCAAGAATCTGTTACTCCATGGTCTATCAGTATCAGTAGAAGGTCCTGAAGGAGAGAGTCAGTACACCTGCAAAGTGGAGCTGAAGCCTTGGTATTTTTGGAGGAAACAAGGCTCCAAACGGTTTGTAGTGGAGGGTAAAGCTGTGGATATCTTCTGGGACCTCAAGGCTGCTAAATTCAATGGTGAAACTGAGCCTAATTCTGAGTATTATGTCGCTGTTGTTTGCGACGAAGAGGTTGTGCTTCTTCTTGGTGATCTGAAGAAGGATGCTTACAGGAAAACTGGGTGTAGGCCTGCTCTTATTGATCCCATTTTGGTTTCAAGAAAGGAGCACATATTTGGCAAGAAGAAGTTCGCTACAAGAATCAAGTTCCATGAGAAAGGTCGGTTTCATGAGATCTCAATAGAGTGCAAGAACGGAAGTAATAGTGGCAATATTGTTAGTAATGGCAATTCTATTAATGGGGATGAACCAGAAATGGAGATAAGGATAGATGGGCATTTGGTCATTCATGTGAAGCATCTTCAATGGAAATTTAGAGGTAACGAGTATATTAACCTTCGTAAATTAAGAGTAGAGGTATACTGGGATGTCCATGACTGGCTATTTAGTCCTGGTTTAAGGCATGCTTTGTTTATCTTTAAGCCAATAATGTCTTGCACATCTCTATCATTACTATCAACTTCATCTTCATCACCTGCACTATCTTCATCGACATCTACACCATTGTCCTCCCAGACAGGAGGTTCTGGTTCACTAGAGGGGCTAAATGCAAGTGGTGGATCATCTGATTTTTGCTTGTTTCTCTATGCTTGGAAAGTTGAATGA